GGCACTATCGCCAAAAATTGCATGGTTAAAAGAGAAAGCGCTTATTGATGAGAAGGAGCATGAATACTGCTTAACAAGAAAAGGCAGAATTGTCGCGACACATCTCGAAGAATACATTCTATCTTCAGCAGTCATATACAAAAACAGCAGTTTCTGGACGGGACACTCACTGGACTGGATGCCGGACTTTGCAAAGGACACATTTTATGAACTTATACATGCTGAAGTTCATTATAATTCTCCGGATGAAATTGTCAGCAGAGGAGATATACACAAAGACCATATTCTTGAGCCAAAATATCTCCATGGCGTCTCAGATTATTCCCTTCTCTGCCTTCCGGCAGTATCAATGCCCAGAATATGCCGTCACCACAACTGTGAATTTATAATCTCAAAAGATGGAGCAGAGGATGAATCTGAATTAAAAGAATTTATAGAAGATATTGATGAAGATATAAAATCTTTTTTAAAGGTCCACATATCAGAATTCCCGCACACTTTCAGCATTATAGTCACAGATAAGTATTTTGAAATGAAGTTAATGACAGACAACTGCAGATTTTTTGATACTATAGAGTACCTCGTAAGCACTTCACCTGAAGCGTGTATGTGGGGTGAAAGGCTGTTTCAGTATTATAAAAGTAAATCAGTTCCGTACAAAATAAATTCAGAAAAATCTACAGAGTAAATTTACGCCTGCCTGAGCAGTGAAAAGAAAGTTAACAATTTAACAATTAAATCCGGCATAAAAAAAACGGACCTCAAAAAATATCCCTGCCATAGATACTGCATCATATAATTCTGGTGGATAATGCAATATTTCTGGCGGGCATATTTTACAGGCCCTGAATTATTATTTTGCCGGTACTTTTTCTGGCATCAGACTGGATTTTCATGCCTGAATGACTAAGCCGGAAGAATTTTCCCTTAGAGCATCTTAATAAGGGCTTTTTCAGCCGCAAGACGTACAGACACAGATTCATCATTGTAAAGGGTGAAGAGTTTTTCAACGGATTCTGGATCGCAGATCTTTGCCAGACTTTCGGCAGAGATGTACCGGACTAAGCTGTTTTCATGATTTAACGAATTTATGAAGAGAGATGTCGATAATGGATTTCCAAAATTTGCCAATGCCATTGAGATGAGTACACGGTCACTGACCGGCATTGCATTAATCAGATTAAACAAATGATCTGTAATTCCGGATGGCGGGGCCGGCAGTGTACCTGATGCCCTTAAATTCTCTTCGTAGCGGTTTAAAATTTCGCCGAGCAATATAATGGCATCTTCGCTTTGTGCATGAGGATTTCTTCCGTGAAGGATTGTATTGGAATGACTGCCAGGCATTGGTGAATAATTATTGTATCGTTTCTCCATCACCTTATATGACATATGATATTCTCTCCTTCTCTTTCCGGCGCCCCCAGCGCCAATGGTTAACTTGGATCTATAGTAAATTAATAAGCACCCCTGATTATTTTTTCATCCGAAATTAATATATATGATATTTTGATGCGTACGTCAAATGATTATCGATAATGTCGTCAATACAAAATAAGGAAATATCTGCTAAAAAAGGTAAAAAAACGGATAAACAGCCTGAATATCAAAAATTAAATATGCTATATTCTAAGTCCGGTGCACCGTATTCCACTATCGGTTTTTAAGATATTTCAGTATCTCCTTCAGAGACGGCTTTTTACCATACATCAGCATTCCGGCGCGGAAGATCTTTGCAGAGATTTTCAGGGCGGCAAGTATTGAAACTGTAAGAATAACAAGACTCAGAAAACTGAAAAAACAGTCGCTGAAAAGAGAACATCCGGATGGAGATAGGTAAATCTTCGTAATACCCAGGCATTGCCCGGATATATTACACCAATGCCATTCATTACAGGAGAATATGGGAATAACAAAACCGGAATCAGGATTTCCGCAAACCAAAGAAATATTTCAGTTCTGTCCAAAATAATGAAGAGAAAAAACAAAGAGATGACTACCATTACAGATGCAAGACAGAGAAGCAATATCACTCCCGGAATTTTAGTTAAAATTGTACTGAAGAAAGACCAGAGAAGCGGGAAACTCACAGACGGAAAGGTAAGTGAAATACTGACAAACTCCTCATACCATCCGCACGGAATTAAGGTACGCCTCTCTGACGGACAGGTCGGAAGAGTAAAGGAAATATCATAAATCAAATCAAAAATAACCATAAATATATATATTTCAATCATCCGGCCAAGATGACTGACTCTCAGACAGCCTCAATATTATGATACCTGAATACTATTTTCCAGTCATTAATTTCCCTGAATGTCATTTCATTCATCTCCTTTAAAAGGAGGCATAGATCACTCATATTTGTAATGTGCATCATCTCTGTTTTTATTGCAGTAAGGTGTCTCAGAAGATGAAAGTACCTTTCGGAATTTCTATGATATTCTCTCTGTACTCTGATTGCAGATAGTGCACCACCAAATGCAGGGAGTGTAATCGTCAGAAAAGCCATAATCAACGGAATTTCAGCATCCATAAATCTCTCCCAGTGACCGATGCCAAGTGCATGGGCAATGGCAAGAATCATTGTTACTGCAAATATAACCTCCCCACATATGGCAAGGGTGTGATATTTAAATCTGGCCATTCCCGCTTCACGTTCATAAAATACGATTCTGTTCTGTATCCATGCTGAGATGAAAAAATTTTTAACCGCCTCAAAATGCACTTCCCTGTTGCAGTAACTCACTTTTCCGGATGAGATTATTGCCTCAAATGTCATAACCATCCAGTCATTAGGCACCCTTACAGGACTCATGGAAGGAAGATCTTCAGGTTTATCACACACTGTGCATACAAATCTCAGAAAGAAAGCACTTCTTATTCTTTCTGCCAGAAAATTGTAATCAATCCATTTGATATGATAATTTCCGGTTCTTGAGCAGACCATCAGAAGTATAATTAATGCAATTTCACCAACTTCAACCCATACAAACTCAGGGTTCTCAGGGAAGAACAGTGTCTGCATAGTAATTGTAAAAACTGCAAAGGCTGAAAGAAGATATATCATAACACCGACAAGGGCATACTTAAATCTGTACTGTTTTCCAAGAATCCTTGCCTTGAGATAATGCGGAAGCAGATAATCATAGGATGGTTTTATCATCTCTTCATCGATTCCGGCCTTTACAAATTCGCTCCGG
The sequence above is a segment of the Methanoplanus limicola DSM 2279 genome. Coding sequences within it:
- a CDS encoding HEAT repeat domain-containing protein, giving the protein MSYKVMEKRYNNYSPMPGSHSNTILHGRNPHAQSEDAIILLGEILNRYEENLRASGTLPAPPSGITDHLFNLINAMPVSDRVLISMALANFGNPLSTSLFINSLNHENSLVRYISAESLAKICDPESVEKLFTLYNDESVSVRLAAEKALIKML
- a CDS encoding YwbE family protein, with the translated sequence MPFITGEYGNNKTGIRISANQRNISVLSKIMKRKNKEMTTITDARQRSNITPGILVKIVLKKDQRSGKLTDGKVSEILTNSSYHPHGIKVRLSDGQVGRVKEIS